One window from the genome of Oryza glaberrima chromosome 3, OglaRS2, whole genome shotgun sequence encodes:
- the LOC127766518 gene encoding ras-related protein Rab11C: MAHRVDNEYDYLFKIVLIGDSGVGKSNILSRFTRNEFCLESKSTIGVEFATRTLQIEGKTIKAQIWDTAGQERYRAITSAYYRGAVGALLVYDITKKQTFENIQRWLRELRDHADSNIVIMMVGNKSDLNHLRSVPEEDGQALAEKEGLSFLETSALEALNVEKAFQTILKDIHQIISKKALAAQEAAGSGPPTQGTTINVTDSAVNTKRGCCSS, from the exons ATGGCGCACCGGGTGGACAACGAGTACGACTACCTCTTCAAGATCGTGCTCATCGGCGACTCCGGCGTCGGCAAGTCCAACATCCTCTCGCGATTCACCCGCAACGAGTTCTGCCTCGAGTCCAAGTCCACCATTGGCGTCGAGTTCGCCACCCGCACGCTCCAG ATAGAAGGGAAGACCATCAAAGCTCAGATATGGGATACTGCTGGGCAGGAGAGGTACCGTGCAATCACAAGTGCTTACTACCGGGGAGCTGTGGGGGCACTTCTAGTCTATGACATAACAAAGAAGCAGACGTTTGAAAACATCCAGAGGTGGCTTCGTGAACTTCGTGATCATGCGGACTCCAACATTGTCATTATGATGGTAGGCAACAAATCAGACCTTAACCACCTGAGATCAGTTCCAGAGGAAGATGGTCAGGCACTAGCAGAGAAGGAAGGTCTATCATTCCTCGAGACCTCAGCTCTGGAAGCCCTTAATGTTGAGAAGGCATTTCAGACTATCCTTAAAGATATTCATCAAATCATCAGCAAGAAGGCACTTGCTGCCCAAGAGGCAGCAGGCAGTGGACCTCCCACTCAAGGAACTACCATCAATGTTACTGATTCTGCTGTTAACACAAAGAGAGGATGCTGTTCTTCCTAG
- the LOC127766517 gene encoding nucleobase-ascorbate transporter 6-like, with translation MAAPAPKQEELQPHAVKDQLPAISYCLTSPPPWPEAILLGFQHYLVMLGTTVIIPTALVPQMGGGNEEKARVIQTLLFVAGINTLIQSFLGTRLPAVIGGSYTFVAPTISIILAGRYNGIADPHEKFVRIMRGTQGALIVASTLQIIMGFSGLWRIVVRLLSPLSAAPLVALVGFGLYELGFPSVAKCVEIGLPQIILLVALSQYIPNLVPLLGTAFERFAIIMSVALVWLYAFFLTVGGAYKNAAPKTQFHCRTDRSGLVGGAPWISVPYPFQWGAPTFDAGEAFAMMAASFVALVESTGAFIAVSRYASATPCPPSVMSRGIGWQGVGILLGGLFGTANGSSVSVENAGLLGLTRVGSRRVVQISAGFMIFFSILGKFGAVFASIPGPIIAAIYCLLFAYVGMAGVGFLQFCNLNSFRTKFIVGFSVFMGLSVPQYFNEYTSVAGYGPVHTHARWFNDMINVVFSSKAFVGGAVAYLLDNTLQRHDSTARKDRGHHFWDRFRSFRTDPRSEEFYSLPFNLNKFFPSF, from the exons atggcggcgccggcgccgaagcAGGAGGAGCTGCAGCCGCACGCGGTGAAGGACCAGCTGCCGGCCATCTCCTACTGCCTCACCAGCCCTCCCCCATGGC CGGAGGCCATCCTGCTCGGATTCCAGCACTACCTCGTCATGCTCGGCACCACCGTCATCATCCCCACCGCGCTCGTCCCCCAGATGGGCGGCGGCAAT gaggagaaggcgcgggTGATCCAGACGCTGCTGTTCGTCGCCGGCATCAACACGCTGATCCAGAGCTTCCTCGGCACGCGCCTGCCCGCCGTCATCGGGGGCTCCTACACCTTCGTCGCGCCCACCATCTCCATCATCCTCGCCGGCCGCTACAACGGCATTGCCGATCCCCACGAG AAATTCGTGCGCATCATGCGGGGAACGCAGGGCGCACTCATAGTGGCCTCCACACTCCAAATCATCATGGGGTTCAGTGGGCTCTGGCGGATTGTTGTCAG GCTGCTGAGCCCACTGTCCGCGGCACCATTGGTTGCGCTTGTTGGATTTGGGCTCTATGAGCTTGGATTCCCAAGT GTTGCCAAATGTGTGGAGATTGGTCTTCCACAAATCATACTGCTGGTGGCTCTTTCCCAG TACATACCTAACCTGGTGCCTTTGTTGGGGACTGCGTTCGAGCGTTTCGCCATCATAATGTCTGTGGCCCTTGTCTGGCTTTACGCCTTCTTCCTGACTGTTGGTGGGGCTTACAAGAATGCTGCTCCAAAGACACAATTTCATTGTCGAACTGATCGATCTGGGCTTGTAGGGGGTGCTCCATG GATAAGTGTACCTTACCCATTCCAGTGGGGAGCACCAACGTTTGACGCTGGTGAAGCTTTTGCAATGATGGCAGCTTCTTTTGTTGCTCTTGTGGAG TCTACGGGTGCATTCATTGCTGTCTCACGGTACGCCAGTGCAACACCATGCCCTCCTTCTGTTATGAGTCGCGGCATTGGTTGGCAG GGGGTTGGTATTTTGCTGGGTGGCTTATTTGGAACAGCTAATGGATCATCTGTATCTGT TGAAAATGCTGGTTTGCTAGGTTTGACACGTGTTGGCAGCAGACGTGTGGTGCAGATTTCTGCTGGGTTTATGATTTTCTTCTCTATTCTTG GGAAATTTGGAGCGGTATTTGCTTCAATTCCAGGCCCAATAATTGCAGCTATATACTGTCTACTCTTTGCATATGTCG GTATGGCAGGAGTAGGGTTCCTTCAGTTTTGCAACCTGAACAGCTTCCGAACAAAATTCATCGTGGGATTCTCGGTGTTTATGGGTTTGTCGGTTCCACAGTATTTCAACGAGTACACCTCTGTTGCAGGCTATGGCCCAGTACACACTCACGCAAGATGG TTCAATGATATGATCAATGTGGTATTCTCGTCAAAAGCATTCGTCGGAGGCGCTGTAGCATATTTGTTGGACAATACCCTCCAGAGGCATGACAGCACTGCCAGGAAGGACCGGGGGCACCATTTCTGGGACAGATTCAGGTCGTTCAGGACAGACCCACGCAGCGAGGAGTTCTACTCTCTGCCTTTCAACCTCAACAAGTTCTTCCCATCCTTCTGA
- the LOC127767506 gene encoding mitotic-spindle organizing protein 1B-like yields MEAESAAARQAKESLELAFQMSQILDTGLDRHTLSLLMALCDRGANPEALAALVRELSSAAPPTTAAAAPSPASNATAAPSAKAASLFPSGLRKP; encoded by the coding sequence ATGGaggcggagtcggcggcggcgaggcaggcgaAGGAGTCGCTGGAGCTGGCGTTCCAGATGTCCCAGATCCTCGACACCGGCCTCGACCGCCACACGCTGTCGCTGCTCATGGCGCTCTGCGACCGCGGCGCCaaccccgaggccctcgccgccctcgtccgCGAGCTCTCCTCCGCGGCTCctccgaccaccgccgccgccgcacccagcCCCGCGTCCAACGCCACCGCGGCGCCGTCCGCAAAAGCCGCGTCGCTTTTCCCCTCCGGTCTTCGCAAACCCTAG
- the LOC127766607 gene encoding pentatricopeptide repeat-containing protein At1g74850, chloroplastic isoform X2, which produces MVDAPMALVSTTATVASPSYHYCDLLFPPARRWCCRARRRGGGGGRVAVVAARAPREAAAAAVVVENGGHSYEVESLIDRLSNLPPRGSIARCLETARHRLTLQDFAAVYREFSRRGDWQRSLRLFKYMQRQSWCRPDEHIHAIVIGVLGRQGPALLDKCLEVFHDLPSESRTALSYTSLIAAYARNALHEEARELLDQMKASGVAPTAATYNTVLAACARATDPPVPFDMLLGLFAEMRHDPSPSVRPDLTTYNTLLAAAAVRALSDQSEMLLRTMLEAGVLPDTASYRHIVDAFAGAGNLSRVAELFAEMAATGHTPDPSAYLGLMEAHTRVGATAEAVAVLRQMQADGCPPTAATYRVLLDLYGRQGRFDGVRELFREMRTTVPPDTATYNVLFRVFGDGGFFKEVVELFQDMLHSEVEPDIDTCENVMVACGRGGLHEDAREVLDYITTEGMVPTAKAYTGLVEALGHAAMYEEAYVAFNMMTEIGSLPTIETYNALANAFAKGGLFQEAEAIFSRMTNNAAIQKDKDSFDALIEAYCQGAQLDDAVKAYMEMRKSRFNPDERSLEGVLNAYCIAGVIDESKEQFEELQSMVTVPSIIAYCMMLSLYARNDRWTDAYDLLEEMKTNHASSTHQVIASMIKGEYDDDSNWQMVEYVLDNSNLEGCDYSLRFFNALLDVLWWFGQKGRAARVLDQALKYGLFPELFRDTKLVWSADVHRMSVGGSLVAVSVWLNKLYDRLKGDEDLPQLASVVVLRGQMEKSTVTRGLPIAKVVYSFLNDTLSSSFHYPKWNKGRIICLKSQLKKLQAAIDSSNGAAISGFVPMTNSHLPSPGSKLYTRESQADNGSAHLTDETLVEEKESELLAL; this is translated from the exons atggtggATGCTCCCATGGCGCtcgtctccaccaccgccacagtcgcgtcgccgtcctacCACTACTGCGACCTGCTGTTCCCGCCCGCGAGGAGGTGGTGTTGCAGGGCGAGGAgacgcggcgggggcggggggcggGTCGCGGTGGTGGCCGCGAGGGCgccgagggaggcggcggcggcggcggtggtggtggagaatgGGGGGCACTCTTACGAGGTGGAGTCGCTGATCGACCGGCTGAGCAACCTGCCGCCGCGGGGGTCCATCGCGCGGTGCCTCGAGACGGCGCGCCACCGGCTCACGCTGCAGGACTTCGCCGCGGTGTACCGCGAGTTCTCCCGCCGCGGCGACTGGCAGCGGTCGCTCCGGCTGTTCAAGTACATGCAGCGCCAGTCGTGGTGCCGCCCCGACGAGCACATCCACGCCATCGTCATCGGCGTGCTCGGGCGCCAGGGCCCCGCCCTGCTCGACAAGTGCCTCGAGGTATTCCATGACCTCCCCTCCGAGTCGCGCACCGCGCTCTCCTACACCTCCCTCATCGCCGCCTACGCGCGCAACGCGCTGCACGAGGAGGCCCGCGAGCTGCTCGACCAGATGAAGGCCTCCGGcgtcgcgcccaccgccgccacgtaCAACACCGTGCTCGCCGCCTGCGCTCGCGCCACCGATCCGCCGGTCCCGTTCGACATGCTGCTCGGCCTCTTCGCTGAAATGCGCCATGACCCTTCCCCCTCCGTTCGTCCCGACCTCACCACCTACAAcaccctcctcgccgctgccgctgtacGCGCTCTCTCCGACCAGTCCGAGATGCTGCTGCGCACCATGCTCGAGGCCGGTGTCTTGCCGGACACCGCATCTTACCGCCATATTGTTGATGCCTTCGCTGGTGCTGGTAACCTCTCCCGTGTGGCCGAGCTGTTTGCCGAGATGGCAGCAACGGGGCACACTCCAGACCCATCTGCGTATCTTGGGCTGATGGAAGCTCACACGCGGGTTGGTGCCACTGCTGAAGCGGTAGCTGTGCTGCGGCAGATGCAGGCTGATGGCTGTCCGCCGACAGCTGCGACATACCGTGTCTTGCTTGATCTGTATGGCAGACAGGGGAGGTTTGATGGCGTGCGCGAGCTCTTCCGCGAGATGAGAACAACTGTACCTCCAGACACAGCCACATACAATGTCCTGTTCCGCGTTTTTGGGGACGGTGGCTTCTTCAAGGAGGTGGTGGAGCTCTTCCAAGATATGCTTCACTCTGAAGTAGAGCCTGATATTGATACATGTGAAAACGTCATGGTTGCGTGTGGTCGTGGTGGACTCCATGAGGATGCAAGGGAAGTTCTTGACTATATCACAACAGAAGGAATGGTGCCTACTGCAAAGGCCTACACTGGCCTAGTTGAAGCGCTTGGCCATGCAGCTATGTATGAG GAGGCTTATGTTGCATTCAACATGATGACTGAAATTGGAAGCTTGCCAACTATAGAGACCTACAATGCTCTTGCAAATGCATTTGCAAAGGGTGGCCTTTTCCAGGAGGCTGAGGCCATCTTTTCTCGAATGACCAACAATGCTGCTATTCAGAAAGACAAGGATTCATTCGATGCTCTCATTGAAGCGTATTGCCAGGGTGCACAGTTAGATGATGCAGTTAAGGCATACATGGAGATGCGGAAGTCCAGGTTTAATCCAGATGAACGCTCCCTTGAGGGGGTACTCAATGCCTACTGCATAGCAGGTGTTATAGATGAGAGCAAAGAGCAGTTTGAAGAACTTCAGTCCATGGTGACTGTTCCTAGCATTATTGCTTATTGCATGATGTTGTCACTCTATGCCAGGAATGACAG GTGGACAGATGCTTATGATCTGTTGGAAGAAATGAAAACAAACCATGCTAGTAGTACACATCAAGTGATTGCTTCCATGATCAAAGGGGAGTATGACGATGACTCCAATTGGCAAATGGTCGAATATGTTCTTGACAACAGTAACTTGGAAGGCTGTGACTACAGTTTACGATTCTTTAATGCACTCCTTGATGTCCTTTGGTGGTTTGGCCAGAAGGGTCGAGCTGCAAGGGTTTTGGATCAAGCATTAAAATATGGGCTCTTCCCTGAGTTATTTCGTGATACCAAGCTGGTCTGGTCTGCAGATGTGCATAG GATGTCAGTAGGTGGATCATTAGTGGCTGTGTCAGTGTGGCTCAATAAACTTTATGATAGACTAAAAGGCGATGAAGATCTTCCTCAGTTAGCCTCAGTTGTTGTATT GAGGGGACAAATGGAGAAAAGCACGGTTACAAGGGGATTGCCGATTGCAAAAGTTGTGTACTCTTTTCTGAACGATACACTATCATCATCCTTCCATTATCCAAAATGGAACAAGGGACGAATCATATGTTTGAAGTCCCAGTTGAAAAAGCTCCAGGCAGCCATAGATTCTTCCAATGGTGCTGCAATTTCTGGTTTTGTTCCCATGACAAACTCTCACTTGCCATCCCCTGGTTCCAAATTGTACACTAGGGAGTCCCAAGCTGATAATGGTTCTGCCCATTTGACTGATGAAACCTTGGTAGAAGAAAAGGAATCAGAACTCCTTGCACTGTGA
- the LOC127766607 gene encoding pentatricopeptide repeat-containing protein At1g74850, chloroplastic isoform X1 codes for MVDAPMALVSTTATVASPSYHYCDLLFPPARRWCCRARRRGGGGGRVAVVAARAPREAAAAAVVVENGGHSYEVESLIDRLSNLPPRGSIARCLETARHRLTLQDFAAVYREFSRRGDWQRSLRLFKYMQRQSWCRPDEHIHAIVIGVLGRQGPALLDKCLEVFHDLPSESRTALSYTSLIAAYARNALHEEARELLDQMKASGVAPTAATYNTVLAACARATDPPVPFDMLLGLFAEMRHDPSPSVRPDLTTYNTLLAAAAVRALSDQSEMLLRTMLEAGVLPDTASYRHIVDAFAGAGNLSRVAELFAEMAATGHTPDPSAYLGLMEAHTRVGATAEAVAVLRQMQADGCPPTAATYRVLLDLYGRQGRFDGVRELFREMRTTVPPDTATYNVLFRVFGDGGFFKEVVELFQDMLHSEVEPDIDTCENVMVACGRGGLHEDAREVLDYITTEGMVPTAKAYTGLVEALGHAAMYEEAYVAFNMMTEIGSLPTIETYNALANAFAKGGLFQEAEAIFSRMTNNAAIQKDKDSFDALIEAYCQGAQLDDAVKAYMEMRKSRFNPDERSLEGVLNAYCIAGVIDESKEQFEELQSMVTVPSIIAYCMMLSLYARNDRWTDAYDLLEEMKTNHASSTHQVIASMIKGEYDDDSNWQMVEYVLDNSNLEGCDYSLRFFNALLDVLWWFGQKGRAARVLDQALKYGLFPELFRDTKLVWSADVHRMSVGGSLVAVSVWLNKLYDRLKGDEDLPQLASVVVFSLIARRGQMEKSTVTRGLPIAKVVYSFLNDTLSSSFHYPKWNKGRIICLKSQLKKLQAAIDSSNGAAISGFVPMTNSHLPSPGSKLYTRESQADNGSAHLTDETLVEEKESELLAL; via the exons atggtggATGCTCCCATGGCGCtcgtctccaccaccgccacagtcgcgtcgccgtcctacCACTACTGCGACCTGCTGTTCCCGCCCGCGAGGAGGTGGTGTTGCAGGGCGAGGAgacgcggcgggggcggggggcggGTCGCGGTGGTGGCCGCGAGGGCgccgagggaggcggcggcggcggcggtggtggtggagaatgGGGGGCACTCTTACGAGGTGGAGTCGCTGATCGACCGGCTGAGCAACCTGCCGCCGCGGGGGTCCATCGCGCGGTGCCTCGAGACGGCGCGCCACCGGCTCACGCTGCAGGACTTCGCCGCGGTGTACCGCGAGTTCTCCCGCCGCGGCGACTGGCAGCGGTCGCTCCGGCTGTTCAAGTACATGCAGCGCCAGTCGTGGTGCCGCCCCGACGAGCACATCCACGCCATCGTCATCGGCGTGCTCGGGCGCCAGGGCCCCGCCCTGCTCGACAAGTGCCTCGAGGTATTCCATGACCTCCCCTCCGAGTCGCGCACCGCGCTCTCCTACACCTCCCTCATCGCCGCCTACGCGCGCAACGCGCTGCACGAGGAGGCCCGCGAGCTGCTCGACCAGATGAAGGCCTCCGGcgtcgcgcccaccgccgccacgtaCAACACCGTGCTCGCCGCCTGCGCTCGCGCCACCGATCCGCCGGTCCCGTTCGACATGCTGCTCGGCCTCTTCGCTGAAATGCGCCATGACCCTTCCCCCTCCGTTCGTCCCGACCTCACCACCTACAAcaccctcctcgccgctgccgctgtacGCGCTCTCTCCGACCAGTCCGAGATGCTGCTGCGCACCATGCTCGAGGCCGGTGTCTTGCCGGACACCGCATCTTACCGCCATATTGTTGATGCCTTCGCTGGTGCTGGTAACCTCTCCCGTGTGGCCGAGCTGTTTGCCGAGATGGCAGCAACGGGGCACACTCCAGACCCATCTGCGTATCTTGGGCTGATGGAAGCTCACACGCGGGTTGGTGCCACTGCTGAAGCGGTAGCTGTGCTGCGGCAGATGCAGGCTGATGGCTGTCCGCCGACAGCTGCGACATACCGTGTCTTGCTTGATCTGTATGGCAGACAGGGGAGGTTTGATGGCGTGCGCGAGCTCTTCCGCGAGATGAGAACAACTGTACCTCCAGACACAGCCACATACAATGTCCTGTTCCGCGTTTTTGGGGACGGTGGCTTCTTCAAGGAGGTGGTGGAGCTCTTCCAAGATATGCTTCACTCTGAAGTAGAGCCTGATATTGATACATGTGAAAACGTCATGGTTGCGTGTGGTCGTGGTGGACTCCATGAGGATGCAAGGGAAGTTCTTGACTATATCACAACAGAAGGAATGGTGCCTACTGCAAAGGCCTACACTGGCCTAGTTGAAGCGCTTGGCCATGCAGCTATGTATGAG GAGGCTTATGTTGCATTCAACATGATGACTGAAATTGGAAGCTTGCCAACTATAGAGACCTACAATGCTCTTGCAAATGCATTTGCAAAGGGTGGCCTTTTCCAGGAGGCTGAGGCCATCTTTTCTCGAATGACCAACAATGCTGCTATTCAGAAAGACAAGGATTCATTCGATGCTCTCATTGAAGCGTATTGCCAGGGTGCACAGTTAGATGATGCAGTTAAGGCATACATGGAGATGCGGAAGTCCAGGTTTAATCCAGATGAACGCTCCCTTGAGGGGGTACTCAATGCCTACTGCATAGCAGGTGTTATAGATGAGAGCAAAGAGCAGTTTGAAGAACTTCAGTCCATGGTGACTGTTCCTAGCATTATTGCTTATTGCATGATGTTGTCACTCTATGCCAGGAATGACAG GTGGACAGATGCTTATGATCTGTTGGAAGAAATGAAAACAAACCATGCTAGTAGTACACATCAAGTGATTGCTTCCATGATCAAAGGGGAGTATGACGATGACTCCAATTGGCAAATGGTCGAATATGTTCTTGACAACAGTAACTTGGAAGGCTGTGACTACAGTTTACGATTCTTTAATGCACTCCTTGATGTCCTTTGGTGGTTTGGCCAGAAGGGTCGAGCTGCAAGGGTTTTGGATCAAGCATTAAAATATGGGCTCTTCCCTGAGTTATTTCGTGATACCAAGCTGGTCTGGTCTGCAGATGTGCATAG GATGTCAGTAGGTGGATCATTAGTGGCTGTGTCAGTGTGGCTCAATAAACTTTATGATAGACTAAAAGGCGATGAAGATCTTCCTCAGTTAGCCTCAGTTGTTGTATT TTCTCTGATTGCCAGGAGGGGACAAATGGAGAAAAGCACGGTTACAAGGGGATTGCCGATTGCAAAAGTTGTGTACTCTTTTCTGAACGATACACTATCATCATCCTTCCATTATCCAAAATGGAACAAGGGACGAATCATATGTTTGAAGTCCCAGTTGAAAAAGCTCCAGGCAGCCATAGATTCTTCCAATGGTGCTGCAATTTCTGGTTTTGTTCCCATGACAAACTCTCACTTGCCATCCCCTGGTTCCAAATTGTACACTAGGGAGTCCCAAGCTGATAATGGTTCTGCCCATTTGACTGATGAAACCTTGGTAGAAGAAAAGGAATCAGAACTCCTTGCACTGTGA
- the LOC127766608 gene encoding uncharacterized protein LOC127766608, producing the protein MAGGDSAAVSAVEGRLSELSTNSDEKGLPRRGKSLSGRTLNTAQIQLVASHPEVYEPCDDSFALVDALLSDKAQLLTLKPRLCMEIGCGSGYVITSLAIMLRQLGSGTQYLATDINQHAVETTQATLEAHGVHADVIATDIVSGLEKRLHGLVDVVVVNPPYVPTPEEEIESNGIASSWAGGINGRQVIDRILPAVRELLSERGWLYMIALEDNDPLDICHLMNEKGYASRVLLKRCTEEESLYVLKFWQDASTGTNASHAARSPRSESSWLSQLPFRSLWHKNA; encoded by the exons ATGGCGGGCGGCGACAGCgcggcggtgtcggcggtggaggggaggctGTCGGAGCTCTCCACCAACAGCGACGAGAAGGGGCTCCCCAGGAGGGGCAAG TCTTTATCAGGAAGGACATTAAACACCGCACAGATTCAACTCGTTGCAAGCCATCCAGAGGTGTATGAACCATGTGATGATTCCTTTGCACTTGTCGATGCGCTTCTTTCTGACAAAGCACAACTTTTGACACTAAAGCCAAGATTATGCATGGAGATAGGATGTGGCAGTGGCTATGTTATCACATCTCTAGCAATCATGCTCAGGCAGTTAGGCTCAGGAACCCAGTACCTCGCTACTGATATCAATCAACATGCTGTGGAGACAACTCAAGCAACCCTTGAAGCCCATGGCGTCCATGCAGACGTGATTGCTACTGATATTGTGTCAGGTCTTGAGAAACGCCTGCATGGTTTGGTTGACGTTGTTGTTGTGAACCCTCCTTATGTACCAACACCTGAGGAAGAAATCGAGTCCAATGGCATCGCTTCATCTTGGGCTGGAGGTATAAACGGGCGCCAAGTGATTGATCGGATCCTTCCTGCTGTGCGTGAGCTGCTATCTGAAAGAGGGTGGCTGTATATGATTGCTCTTGAAGATAACGATCCTCTGGATATCTGTCATTTGATGAATGAGAAGGGCTATGCATCACGTGTTCTCTTGAAGAGATGCACTGAAGAAGAAAGCCTTTATGTTCTAAAGTTTTGGCAGGACGCTTCCACTGGCACAAACGCTTCTCATGCCGCTAGATCACCACGCTCTGAATCCTCATGGCTTTCTCAGCTGCCTTTCAGATCCCTTTGGCATAAGAATGCATAG